The Micromonospora krabiensis genome window below encodes:
- a CDS encoding thioesterase domain-containing protein — protein MNWFVSAGARNAAPVQLFCLPYAGAGASAFRHWPDALGADVEVLPVQLPGRENRITEDPRFRVADVARAIAGRATGPYAIYGHSMGGRVAFEVVRELRREGERLPLRLYVGGARAPHVTAPSLFDGLSTVDDDELLRRLGTGGGLPAEVLDHPELVELLLPLLRADFGRVDSYRYAPGEPLPVPVVAFAGRHDAAVTRAHSEAWRQHTAAGFTLREIDGGHFFLHDALPELAAAIRADLTAALADTDGSPAAPTNGHAATAAASVPAVDAEQAVTGDATATAAGPAPAVGAHRVPLGDTGWSVWRDAILRTTGFPADGLTMLAAPQASAAADELLATGGGEEQFHKEFAEAVAATGRRLTELAGDPLLREAITWQNRGALLALDGLRKGGPDAPRNVRRRDRERALLKYWQRYCGKNETVGFFGPSCWATLDPTRSDTADVRPGPALTRRRWVWFESWALTAYADHLAADLAVRRWWPPRLAPHLRLDGRAVRRPGRPPVLLSPVEAALLAAADGHRSAGDLVTDPGIGLRRPEDGYALLDRLVERELVVWDAGLPVSPAAEDVLAQRIESVGDPEARAAARDGFARLRAARDAVAAAAGDPDTLRVALDGLDETFTALTGQPPRRREGQMYAGRTLCYEDTSRDLDVVFGAPLLDGIAAPLGVLLQAARWLAGALEDAYGTVFRELYDELRAEAGDGPVALSDLWFLVQGMFWGDGERPVDAVATEFAGRWAGLFGLDTLPPGTTEVRLRVDELAGRVAEVFPRVRPEWTNARLHSPDLQICATDADALARGDYTVVLGELHAAWPSFDCQVFTPSHPDVERLRAALTEDLGERRIRLLFPTDWPRRTSRVAEALVGPTDRQLAFLPAPGADPERVLPTVALTVTEEAGRLVATAADGQRWPLTEIFAGLLAAHAVDGFKLVAAAPYTPRITLDRLVVARQTWRTTVGESGLGAVTGERERFLAIRRWRRRLRLPEWVYIKLGTETKPCFVDLSSPAFANMFCAMVRSARVAGGDGVSLVVSEMLPTPDDAWVPDAQGRRYFSELRLHIVDGAEPAATR, from the coding sequence GTGAACTGGTTCGTCTCCGCCGGAGCCCGGAACGCGGCGCCGGTCCAACTCTTCTGCCTGCCGTACGCGGGCGCCGGGGCCAGCGCGTTCCGCCACTGGCCCGACGCGCTCGGCGCGGACGTCGAGGTGCTGCCGGTGCAGTTGCCCGGGCGGGAGAACCGGATCACCGAGGATCCCCGGTTCCGGGTCGCCGACGTGGCCCGCGCCATCGCCGGACGGGCCACCGGCCCGTACGCGATCTACGGGCACTCGATGGGCGGCCGGGTCGCGTTCGAGGTGGTCCGTGAGCTGCGCCGGGAGGGCGAGCGGCTGCCGCTGCGGCTGTACGTCGGCGGCGCGCGCGCCCCGCACGTGACCGCGCCCAGCCTCTTCGACGGCCTGTCCACGGTGGACGACGATGAGCTGCTGCGCCGGCTCGGCACCGGCGGCGGCCTCCCCGCCGAGGTGCTCGACCATCCGGAGCTGGTGGAGCTGCTGTTGCCGCTGCTGCGCGCCGACTTCGGGCGGGTGGACAGCTACCGCTACGCCCCCGGCGAACCGCTGCCGGTGCCGGTCGTGGCGTTCGCCGGCCGGCACGACGCGGCGGTGACCCGCGCGCACAGCGAGGCCTGGCGGCAGCACACGGCGGCCGGCTTCACCCTGCGCGAGATCGACGGCGGGCACTTCTTCCTGCACGACGCGCTGCCGGAGCTGGCCGCCGCGATCCGCGCCGACCTGACCGCGGCGCTGGCCGACACCGACGGGTCGCCCGCCGCGCCGACCAACGGCCACGCCGCTACCGCCGCCGCGTCCGTCCCCGCCGTCGACGCCGAGCAGGCGGTCACCGGCGACGCCACCGCGACCGCCGCCGGCCCGGCGCCCGCCGTCGGTGCCCACCGGGTGCCGCTTGGCGACACCGGCTGGTCGGTGTGGCGCGACGCGATCCTGCGCACCACCGGCTTCCCCGCCGACGGGCTCACCATGCTCGCCGCCCCGCAGGCGTCGGCCGCCGCCGACGAGCTGCTGGCCACCGGCGGCGGGGAGGAGCAGTTCCACAAGGAGTTCGCCGAGGCGGTCGCCGCCACCGGCCGTCGGCTGACCGAGCTGGCCGGCGACCCGCTGCTGCGGGAGGCGATCACCTGGCAGAACCGGGGCGCCCTGCTCGCGCTCGACGGGCTGCGCAAGGGCGGCCCCGACGCGCCGCGCAACGTGCGTCGGCGGGATCGGGAACGCGCGCTGCTCAAGTACTGGCAGCGCTACTGCGGCAAGAACGAGACCGTCGGCTTCTTCGGACCGAGCTGCTGGGCGACCCTCGACCCGACCCGGTCGGACACCGCCGACGTCCGCCCCGGTCCGGCCCTCACCCGTCGCCGCTGGGTGTGGTTCGAGTCGTGGGCGCTGACCGCGTACGCCGACCACCTCGCCGCCGACCTCGCCGTACGCCGGTGGTGGCCGCCGCGGCTCGCCCCGCACCTGCGGCTCGACGGCCGGGCGGTGCGGCGACCCGGCCGGCCGCCGGTGCTGCTCTCCCCGGTGGAGGCGGCGCTGCTCGCCGCCGCCGACGGTCACCGGTCCGCCGGTGACCTGGTCACCGACCCGGGCATCGGGCTGCGCCGGCCCGAGGACGGGTACGCGCTGCTCGACCGGCTGGTCGAGCGGGAGCTGGTCGTCTGGGACGCGGGGCTGCCGGTGAGCCCGGCCGCCGAGGACGTGCTGGCGCAGCGGATCGAGTCCGTCGGCGACCCGGAGGCGCGGGCCGCCGCCCGAGACGGCTTCGCGCGGCTGCGCGCGGCGCGGGACGCGGTCGCCGCGGCGGCCGGCGACCCGGACACCCTGCGGGTGGCACTGGACGGGTTGGACGAGACGTTCACCGCGTTGACCGGCCAGCCGCCGCGCCGCCGCGAGGGCCAGATGTACGCCGGCCGGACGCTCTGCTACGAGGACACCAGCCGCGACCTGGACGTGGTGTTCGGCGCGCCGCTGCTGGACGGCATCGCCGCGCCGCTGGGCGTGCTGCTCCAGGCGGCCCGCTGGCTGGCCGGGGCACTGGAGGACGCGTACGGGACGGTGTTCCGGGAGCTCTACGACGAGCTGCGCGCGGAGGCGGGCGACGGGCCGGTGGCCCTGTCCGACCTGTGGTTCCTGGTCCAGGGAATGTTCTGGGGCGACGGCGAACGCCCGGTCGACGCGGTGGCCACCGAGTTCGCGGGCCGCTGGGCCGGGCTGTTCGGGCTGGACACGCTGCCCCCCGGTACGACCGAGGTGCGGCTGCGGGTGGACGAGCTCGCCGGGCGGGTCGCCGAGGTCTTCCCGCGTGTCCGGCCGGAGTGGACCAACGCCCGCCTGCACAGCCCCGACCTCCAGATCTGCGCCACTGACGCGGACGCGTTGGCCCGTGGCGACTACACGGTGGTGCTCGGCGAGCTGCACGCCGCCTGGCCGTCGTTCGACTGCCAGGTGTTCACCCCGTCGCACCCGGACGTGGAGCGGCTGCGGGCCGCCCTCACGGAGGACCTCGGCGAGCGGCGGATCCGGTTGCTGTTCCCCACCGACTGGCCCCGGCGCACCAGCCGGGTCGCCGAGGCGCTGGTCGGCCCGACCGACCGGCAGCTCGCGTTCCTGCCGGCCCCGGGCGCCGACCCGGAACGGGTGCTGCCGACGGTCGCGTTGACCGTCACCGAGGAGGCCGGCCGACTGGTCGCGACCGCGGCGGACGGGCAGCGCTGGCCGCTGACCGAGATCTTCGCCGGCCTGCTCGCGGCACACGCCGTCGACGGGTTCAAGCTGGTCGCCGCCGCGCCGTACACGCCGCGGATCACCCTGGACCGCCTGGTGGTGGCCCGCCAGACGTGGCGCACCACGGTCGGGGAGAGCGGCCTGGGCGCGGTGACCGGCGAGCGGGAGCGGTTCCTCGCGATCCGGCGCTGGCGCCGGCGACTCCGGCTGCCCGAGTGGGTCTACATCAAGCTCGGCACCGAGACCAAACCCTGCTTCGTCGACCTGAGCAGCCCGGCGTTCGCCAACATGTTCTGCGCCATGGTCCGGTCCGCCCGCGTCGCCGGCGGCGACGGCGTGTCGCTGGTGGTGAGCGAGATGCTGCCGACACCCGACGACGCGTGGGTGCCGGACGCGCAGGGCCGGCGCTACTTCAGCGAGCTGCGGCTGCACATCGTGGACGGCGCCGAGCCGGCGGCGACCCGATGA